The genomic interval TTTTTCAACAGAATAAGCCCATTGTTTGATGAAAAGGTTATGACGCCGttgtattatgtatattattgtGTAGCGAGAGCAAGCAAGCATGCCTACCAACATTGCTGTCTTCCATCTGCAAACTGAATGCAACAGACCGTAGACGTGGCTCTAACAACCCATAGTTAAGTCGGACCAATAAGGAAATAATGTAGGGACACGGACGGGCAGCATCTAGGACACATGTTTGTATTACATTTCAATTGTCATACATGACATAGGGCAAATAATGTTGATATGCCTATATACTTTATCAACTTTTTTTCTGAACATGCGTCACGAAACAAAACATACATAAGTGCTGAATGTAAATATTTCTTGTCCTATGAATGTATATCCATAGAGAAATATACAAAAGATACCGGGCGCAATATATGCTTTCTTTGACACTTGCATTAGTAATCTTTATTAATGGGATATTAAAACTCAATATATCAAAATGACTGGTGTGTACATAATTTATTGCTACTAAACGCTTTGTTTATTAAGATCTCCGTAACAATAATGGtaataatatgtaggcctacataatcaGGAGCTGATCTAGGGAGCGCACACACAATGGATGCGCTGTAGGACTGTACCCATCCTGGTTTTCCATTTTCCTTTTTTATAAACACAACACACCcgaattatattattactatttgattggttgatttcctACACGTGCCATAGGAATAATGTTCTATCATTTTATTGCACGTTTAACATTTTGTAATCATTTTGAGAATGTTGTGCAACGTGAGGCTCCGCGTGGCCAAAATCCGAGCACAGCCTTTTAAAAAGCCTAATCTCCATCAATAAAAAGTAAATCTGTATATTAAAATAGTTTGATTAAGTTGTGGATCATTGATATTTAAATGGATTGGTAGAAGAAAATCaggtaaattattttatcattaaagcCAGTTGCTTATTCTTACTTACAGGAAAACGAACCACAGAGAGGAAGTATGAATTTTAGTAATTATACGCTTGCATATCCAGCTCCACCTGATGGCGATGACGAATTaagcgttccatactttatttaCGCTATCATTGGCGTGTTGGCAGCTGCCGAGAATGCAGTTGCTATACTCATCGTCATCAGTTCTAAACGATTCCGTAAAAAgagaaatgtatttttattcagTCTCACACTGGCAGATTTTACAGTCggtattttgtcatttttagtctattttgaaacattttacaaatcaAACATGTTTGGCTCCATTTTAGATGCAATGTTTCTTGTGTCCATGATCAGCATAAGTGCCGTCTGCATAGAACGATACATTGCGATTGTTGCCGCGCCGTTTACCTAcaaacatatcgtaacttttaaaaaatgcattatcGTCTGTTTTCTTTACTGGGTTTTAACAATAGTGATCGTCATCGGGGTCTACTCGTTTACATACGATAAATGGACACGGCTGGCATTCTGCATTGTCACGTTAATCACAATACTCGCTAATTATATTCTGTACTTCAAAATATCAAGAGTTCTTTCTGCCAACGACCATGACGTCACCCAAAACCTTGGACAGAACGTTATTGGAAGATCCAAGCGGCTGATTCAATCGTTCATCATTTTACTTGTAATCGCCACAGTATGCTGGCTTcctctttgttgtttttatataatcGCTGTATTTTCTAAAAGTGTTGATGAAAATGCGTATGTTTTGAACGTACTTTACTGTGTGTCTCTGTGCAACTCTTTCATAAATCCATACATATACTGGTACCGTCTGCCAGGTATGAAAGAAGCGCTCCGTTCTCTTGTTTGCTGCATTAGGACTGTTCCTGAGAAGGATGATGATCATACAAGAAACCCGACAACTTCTACTGCAGTCACGGCTGTTTAGTCATAATCTAGTTTGTATCCTCTGTTAATGTGTGTGTTGTTCGATTGATAAAGCACTTATACAATCAAAAGATTGTCCCAAAGCGCTGagagaaaaaacagaaagaaattacaaagaaTGAGTGTTATGATAGAGGGTGCATTTATAATAGGATCAGAAAGATTGTTCCACAGTTAACACAGTTTAGGAGCTGCAACTGCAAAAGCTTGATCACCATAGGTCTTAAGGCAGCTGAGTGGAACAAAAAGTGCAGATGaattagtttaaaaataattctttgTGTTAATTGGAAGCCAGTGAAGTTTATAAAATATTCCTGTACTGTAATATGAGCAAATCTTGAAGTGCCTGATACAAGTCGAGCTCATACGGATAACTTAGCTGGCAGACAACGGTTCTTTGATTGCATTCACTTCCGTTCTCTGTTATGTTGTATCATACCATGTTGAGAAATACGTTATCTATGGTCATGCAAAGAACCATATCATGAGAATTATTCTACTGCAACAGAACGAAACGAAATGTATCTTGCTAACCAATCTCCTGCTATAATTCAATATTACAATTACTGTATACTACAtatctttttatattatataatacaattatctCTAATGATACGTATAGTAATTATGATACgtcatgtgtgccaaaatactTTTCTTTTTGTGAATATTACCAATCTCCTGTATAATCCAATATTAAGATTACTATATACTACGTATATTTTCACCCAAAGATTTCAAACAAAACTGATGAAGATATATAGctaatttaaaatttagtatagtGATTTTTCACccgataaaaacacaaaaacaaccaataaaatgaaatgtatcTTAGAAAGTAATTGCTTttattaaattctttaaaaaaatctatttgtCATAGTTGCTTTCAGTGTTGACGTTTCCCTGGTTACTTGAACTACTGGATAGACTACTAATGGGCTGCAGTCGTTGTTTTCTAATTACAATGCTgttcaattttaaacaaataaattcaatatatGCTGACTATCATTTTTTCACTCAATAAAACATAGTAATGATACCAGCAAATAGTGATgcatttgtttaataattagtaataaatCAATTGTATTCTTTTCATCCAACCGATGATGCTCTCGTATACGTCACACCTTTATCAATACGTTTGATGTCATTAAAAACAGTTTGTAATTGAAGGTGCAATTAATACGTTACCTTATCGTTAGATTCTAGAACAGTTGCAGCACAGGTAGGTAATAgtaatttaatcaattattaatttagttgaagttgaaatgttatgttttgtcATCGTGTCAGCGTGACTTCATTAACAGAAGAAGAAGCACGGTGTTTACTGTAACAAACACGAGACAAGACAGTGTAGGCCAGTAGCCTAGATTCATCGAGAACTTCCAAGTTGATgcatttgtttaataattagtaataaatCAATTGTATTCTATTCATCCAACCGATGATGCTCTCGTATACGTCACACCTTTATCAATACTGTTGATGTCATTAAGAACCGTTTGTAATTGAAGGTGCAATTAATACGTTACCTTACCGTTAGATTCTATGAACTGTTGCATTACAGGTAGGTAGATATTTCagtcaattattgttttaaaatatcgCCATAACATTATGtttatggtaggcctaaatCATTATCTTTAAAGGTAGGTAGGATGAATATGCGGCTACGATGCACTGTGGCGCAGTAGTTAGAGCATTGGAATCGCAGTCCATATGATTTTGGAGTTTAAGCTCCAGTCCGGCACTATACTATTGAGCTCTTCTTTACCAACTTGTTCCTCCTCATTCACAAAAACGGATACCAGTTcttatatatataggcctactgagaAAGTAATTCAGACTCGTCATAATACAGTCGGGTGAGGCCAAAACGCTAAATTAAATGGAGGCACCACCACGGCTGTTAGAAAATAAGCTTCAGCATCGACTTTGCCTacctaaaataataatgatgaatataaCCGAAGTAATGgttatttttgttctttaaacCTAACTGCCTTTGGGTAATGTATAgtaatttaatcaattattaatttagttgaagttgaaatgttatgttttgtcATCGTGTCAGCGTGACTTCATTGACAGAAGAAGAAGCAAGGTGTTTACTGTAACAAACACGAGACAAGACAGTGTATGCAAGTAGCCTAGATTAATCGAGAACTTCCAAGTTAAtagaatgaaattaaatttgatCTAGTGATTAACGTGGGTTGTACGCGGTAGACACGTGACTAAACCGCGTATTTGAATTGTGGATTTAAAGATTTCCTTATTGTATTGTTCAAGTTTATGTTTTGACTTTGATCTATGAGAATGATGTGCTGTGTACAAACGACGAAGGGTATTAAATAATACAGcgtcatattttgtttttctttattttagtaaGATGAATGAAGACATATACATGGATTACGAAAACACTACACATATTACGGATACGTTCATAGCTCGAGATGAACTCAGCGTTACAGTTGTTACTTACTCTATCATTGGTATCATGGCCGCAATTGAAAATGCTTTCGCTCTACTTATTTTCAGCAGTTCGAAACGATTCCGTAAAAAGAGAAACGTATTTTTATTTAGTCTTTCCCTGGCAGATTTCATAGTTGGCGTTCTTTCATGTTTGGTGTACTTCGAAAAGGTGTACAACTCGCCGTCGTTCGGTGCGATTCTGGAAGCGATGTTTCTTGTGTCCGTTTTTAGCATCTGTGCCGTCAGTGTTGAACGGTACATCGCGATCGTCGCCGCTCCGTTTACCTATAAAAATATCATAACTTTTAAACGATGCATAATCGTCTGCTTTTTCTACTGGATCCTGACAATGTCTGCTACGGTAGCACTCTACGCAATTGTATACAATGAATGGACTAGATTTGCCATGTGTGTATTGACCATGGTTATACTGATTGCAAATTATATTATGTACTTCAAAATATCGAAGGCGCTTACCAGTAACGATCGCACCGTTACGGCAAATCTTGGACAGAACGTCATTGGAAGATCAAAAAAGTTGATTCGATCGTTTATAATTTTGCTGGTGGTTTCAACCCTTTGCTGGGCTCCACTCTGTTGTTTTTTGGTAATCGCTTTGTTTTCTGAAAATGTTAACGAAAACAAATCTGTTCTGAacataatgtattgtatttgtttgaGTAATTCCTTCATTAATCCTTTCATTTACTGGTATAGTCTGCCTGGTGCAAAGGAAGGAGTGTTTGATCTCATATGTTGTTTTAAAAAGAACGAGGATAAGAAAGAACACAACAAAAAACAAGTCCCTTCACAGCCGACAACGTCTAACACAACAGTATAGATACTTCCGTTACTCTATCATTTGTATAGCATCCGATTCTGCAGTTGTCACTAGGCAGATTTTAATTGACTATCGCAAGTCATGAGCCTAGCTGAAAACAGGATGGAGATGAATGGTAGACAATGACGATGAGCGTGGTATAATGAAGATCGAACATTTCTAAAATTACCTACTCATTCAGTTTAACATTTTTAGCCTGTTTAATAAAGATTGTTGTGCATGACCAGGCCATAATTATAGATAGATATTCATAGATTATTTGACAATGATATGTTTTTAAAGACTTTctaataatgtttaataaagttctgtctatactaacacattttatgtgacaacaactTGTGAAGTGTCCATTggccatgatgatgtcatatcactaccatttgggtatatcactaccatatttgggcacatcacacttttttgtcaaatttgatagtgtagacagagcttgataCATGCGTCGGAGAATCGGCTGTTTATTGAACACTCTGATTTATATACCTTGGATTGGTTTATTCGGTGATAAATAAtggataataattataattacaagTATAATGAATTTCATTAaatctaaatattttaaattttattttaactttaatgttttttagtCTTGTATTGTAATCTTCTCTTTAGTTAATTTAAAGATAATGCAGAATCTTCCTTTAATAAACTTTCTTTGTTTGATCACATACGTTATAGCCTACTGTAGTTAGAATCACTGTTGGTTGTCAGTACTTTGTTTCCCTTGACAATCAGTCCGTCTCGcatttaagtaggcctagatgtcCGTTTCACTGTACCTTCACGTCGCTTTTTCTGTTGTTGCTTAGGCCATTGAGCGCGGTGCGTTGCCAGATCACGTGTTTCTATTTGGCCAATACACAATTGTGCGTAAGAACCGCGCAGTATTCTGCGTAATGTTCTAACACGCACTTGTTGTCCATGGTGAAGTGTAAACATAGCAAAGATAACTCTCAAGTATCAAGAAGCTATGAAAAATTTCTCTCTAAAATACCGAATTTCTGAGAAAACAATTTcatttctgaaaataaattttatactaCTTTCATTATGAATATAAAAGGTATGATTTTGTCGTAACATTTGTTAGTTATATCGTTTATTTGTggaataattttcaatttagaTTCTGATAAAATCGTTAGCCATCATAGACATAGGCGACttattgtgtaggcctacaggtaAAATCTAAGTGGTAAAAACTGTTTGGGGCGGCTTATCGCAACTTCTATTCCGAACTAAGTGTATATAACCATGGAGTCTAATTCTATAGATCTAGAATAAAAGTTGATTTAATATCAgagacttaggcctaggcctagtaggctagcctataaGACTAGGCTGGCATCAAGTCAAGTCTTCTAGTAGTAGAGACTTTAAAGCTAAGGTTTCAGAAAACAACGGCACAATTTACTTTGGTATGGTTTGGTTGGTTGGTAAGATGTAAGACATTTGTTAGAAATAGGCGTACATGCTTCTTTGAAGCTAAGGTTTCAGAGAACAACGGAAcaatttattgattttgtaGGTTTGGTTGGAATAGCTAGTAAGATGTAAGACAGCTATTAGAGATTTGTGTTATTATAACGTTTAGTATTGTTTTCAATTTATTATTAGCATACGAAGATGAGCTTAATGAACTGAATTTAGTCGAAGGAAGAGGTCGGCGATTACTTCATCGAAATAATTGCAAGAACTTGTGCGCCGATTGCATTTGGGTGTCACGTGATGGCAAAGAGCTACCTGATCCTTTTCCATTGGACGACATCCCTGAACCGTATACTTTAACAACAGTTCGTGATGAAAAACAATTTCAGGAAATTGATCTGAATGAAAATCGTGCGGTGTGGAATAGAGGTTCTGTAACTAATACGTCAGATATTGTGGATGTACTCGGATTTTCATCGTCTGACGATGATGAGGACTACGGTTACAATAACGAATACTCTGTGACAGTTGATGTGCATGCACCATCATACTCTGGCGATATCCTTCCGCCCATTGGTAAGTAGATGCTAAGAACATAATAGGTCTACGGACGGTAAAAAACGTGATGATCATTGAATTAAACAACCACAACCCCCGCAAATGCCTGGTTACGTAAATAATCAAGAACACAACATATGTAATGTAGTCATACTTTTTCGTTTTTAGATTTTCAAGGATCGGGATATTCTACACTGCATTCAGGTAAACATTTCTAAATGGTTTTCATATAACAATATCGCCAAAATAAATCAATCCTAATCCTATTTGACACGCGAGATGTTAAAGATTTCAATTCTAGGGCATAAAACGagccaagtaggcctacatacagtgGCTGCCTAAAAACAAATCAATGTTAACATTTAGTACAATTGTTGTAGTTgaatattgtaggcctaagttgttttaatttaattctatttttttaagtCAGAGTTTAACGGGTTTTATAGTCGTCTTTTGTAAGCCTAAATCTGAACTTAATTGTCCGTTTCTTTCGACTTACAGATTACTTTAATGAGCCTCGTAGAAATGTACATTGCTGTGTGGTAAACTTCACACCCGAGATTACAGTCATCGAACGTGGTATTCCAGTAAACCCACCAAAGGACATCGATATAGATATGTTTCAGTTAGAAGATCTATTTGAAGCACAGAAAAAGCAAAGTAAAAGAAGCTTTTTCAGCAAAAAACAGCGGGATTTTGACAGTGACATAGAAGCAGTCATGCGTGGAGAATATGTTGCTCCTGTCAAAGAACTTTCCAATGAAGAAGTTGAAACCGCCGCCTCAAAGAAGAAATCAAAAAGTGATCGAATTCGAACAGCATTTAAAAAGTTGTTTAGCTGTTTTTGCTAAAGATTTCATAGTGGATTTTTACGAACTTTGACATCTCAtgaactttgacatttttgACAGTTTAAAAAAGTGAACATTTCAGCATAGTTATTCATAGTGCAGCTCACATCACGTAGTGGACTAAAGAACAGAACTCTTCATCATGTGCAATAATTAAAGTGCAATACATTCCGGAAATCTTatgcaaatattatagatatttatattttgctgatacatttgatacaataatgaatacaaaatatattttttattataatcatttatttgaCCAAGGCCAACATTCAGATATGTAAAATTATGAAGCAATTATATTAttggttaaattattattaaacgatttatgcaaatatttttttatgatgatttcatacaataatgaataaaacatttgtttttatattgacagatcttttattatattatagtcatTTAGGAAAGAAATTAGGCCAACTTTATTACTAGatatttcaaattatgattttatatttaacaattattctatttttatatgctgacaaatttgagaaaataataaataaaatttatcttttttccaTTGTTGCACATTCTTTTATTATCATAGTCATGAGAGAAAATAGGCCAACAGTCATAACTgatatgtataattataaataaattattggtTAAAATGATGATTCTAGTTTGAGATACGAGTCTCAGTTTTCGACGAACGCGAAAACGAATAAAATAATtgtgaatttttattttctcGCTTACTTAGGGTTGTTATCATTCACTGTAAATGAATGGTACCCCTTAACTTCGTCATTATTAAATGTATCTTCGTCATCCCATCTATACAATTCCATATTAACATTCATGCATTCGACGGCTTGACAGTTGTGTGTATAGCAGCCTAGATTCATCGATAACTTCCAAGTTGACAGAATGAAATTAAATGTGATCTATTGGTTAATGAGTGACATGACACGTGACTAAACCGCGTATTTGAATTGGAGATTTAAAGATTTCCTTATTGTATTGTTCAAGTTTATGTTTTGACTTTGATCTATGAGAATGATGTGCTGTGTACAAACGACGAAGGGTATTAAATAATACAGcgtcatattttgtttttctttattttagtaaGATGAATGAAGACATATACATGGATTACGAAAACACTACACATATTACGGATACGTTCATAGCGCGAGATGAACTCAGCGTTAAAGTTGTTACTTA from Antedon mediterranea chromosome 5, ecAntMedi1.1, whole genome shotgun sequence carries:
- the LOC140049846 gene encoding tachykinin-like peptides receptor 86C; this encodes MNEDIYMDYENTTHITDTFIARDELSVTVVTYSIIGIMAAIENAFALLIFSSSKRFRKKRNVFLFSLSLADFIVGVLSCLVYFEKVYNSPSFGAILEAMFLVSVFSICAVSVERYIAIVAAPFTYKNIITFKRCIIVCFFYWILTMSATVALYAIVYNEWTRFAMCVLTMVILIANYIMYFKISKALTSNDRTVTANLGQNVIGRSKKLIRSFIILLVVSTLCWAPLCCFLVIALFSENVNENKSVLNIMYCICLSNSFINPFIYWYSLPGAKEGVFDLICCFKKNEDKKEHNKKQVPSQPTTSNTTV
- the LOC140049084 gene encoding melanocortin receptor 5-like, whose amino-acid sequence is MNFSNYTLAYPAPPDGDDELSVPYFIYAIIGVLAAAENAVAILIVISSKRFRKKRNVFLFSLTLADFTVGILSFLVYFETFYKSNMFGSILDAMFLVSMISISAVCIERYIAIVAAPFTYKHIVTFKKCIIVCFLYWVLTIVIVIGVYSFTYDKWTRLAFCIVTLITILANYILYFKISRVLSANDHDVTQNLGQNVIGRSKRLIQSFIILLVIATVCWLPLCCFYIIAVFSKSVDENAYVLNVLYCVSLCNSFINPYIYWYRLPGMKEALRSLVCCIRTVPEKDDDHTRNPTTSTAVTAV